A window of Bradyrhizobium sp. AZCC 1610 contains these coding sequences:
- a CDS encoding DUF1488 family protein has product MPLTRDRIIGHDNERLAFRFTMLNDADTVECQISDAALDELGGVKGTESMARQAQFLALRDAVEGIASEIFDKGPCVRGQIVRIFTKHVQKSPPSLADPIATGSEPDTDNTVSLRVIAETRSASASQ; this is encoded by the coding sequence ATGCCGCTGACCCGCGACCGAATTATTGGACACGACAATGAACGCCTGGCGTTCAGGTTCACCATGCTGAACGACGCCGATACGGTCGAGTGCCAGATCAGCGATGCCGCATTGGACGAACTCGGAGGCGTGAAGGGTACGGAGAGCATGGCAAGGCAGGCGCAATTTTTGGCGCTGCGGGATGCCGTCGAGGGCATCGCATCCGAAATTTTCGACAAAGGGCCGTGCGTGAGAGGCCAGATCGTCAGGATATTCACCAAGCACGTTCAGAAATCACCGCCATCGCTGGCCGACCCGATCGCGACCGGCTCGGAGCCGGATACGGACAACACCGTTTCGCTGCGGGTCATTGCCGAAACGAGGTCGGCAAGCGCGTCGCAATAA
- a CDS encoding tetratricopeptide repeat protein: MGQRAAAGTGSQGRALARAARLCLGRPLALALLLAGLAISQPCRADDPVRGEATFTSGGGFARLVLKLAEDVESDVSTAGSIIIIHFKRPVDIPVDKLSDAVPDYVGSARRDPDGTAIRLSLSRRATVNTMTAGERIFVDFLPDSWTGPPPALPAAVVRELAERARAAERALRAQMAVNAAKKRPPVRVRASVQPTFVRFVFEMPDGVNVSSVLNDQKLTLQFNSVLNFDLADAKVAAPPNIASINQRADIDSSAVDIELIGEVDVHSFREEKNYVIDVAFQQAEKPALAEPQAAAKPVVPARPGPASRISRDKALKESSPQQPAEIPPVTSEMIAEQARIEIKPAQVTETPAVAEAATPAAEKVTPAQDNAAPAAEKMAAAPEKTSPPAEAAKAAQPAEQVQAAAAEAPKAVAPRQAPPPAEPPKGAAPAASSPPPESGAKDKTATVEARRDSDGLRVTFSFAAPTPAALFRRADTVWLVFDQAKPIDVEPIRAKGGAIIGDVSQLPLETGQAIRIRLNRPQIPSLESEGRANGAEWTLTFADRGQASPLPLMVLRNITDPALANVTVPLANPGAMHRLVDPDAGDTLLVVTAPPPTRGLIKRQDFVELSLLESVHGVVVHPNSDDINAEVGADKVMLGRPGGLTLSSADVAAERATAAVRPLFDANEWRKNREEKFLVRLDALTKAAAAAGPEQKAQTRLELANFYMSRGMYQEARGVTNLILSETNQGNEDGAVLMVHAIASILIGHPERALKDLASPAIGNGYDSQLWKGFALARQEKWADAREKLKNAEFSIAALPLELQRIVTADAMRAALEVKDYAGASRRRSELEVIGIPNEMKPEIAVLRGRLAEALGHDKDALDAYRYAAQSRDRQASAEARLLEALLRHRRGELGQAEFLHELETLSVIWRGDAIELRTLNKLAQIYAESGRYADSLTAAKTATKLQPNSELSRQGQDAASALFSELYLGSKGDDMKPVDALAMFYEFRELTPIGRRGDEMIRRLADRLAAIDLLDQAAELLQYQVDKRLEGAARAQVAARLAMVYLTNRKPDRAITALRLTRIADLSGELRQQRLLLEARAQSDIGRHDLALDIISNITGREAIRLRSDIYWASRQWREASEQIELYYADRWRDFRPLNAAEKSDVIRAVVGYALAGDAIGLARFREKYAPLMIGEADRFAFETASKPAASNSAEFALIAKMAASVDTLDGFIREMKIRFPDATARAPLSPGMSGAEPVHTGTLPAISGIRRIELKRQAK; this comes from the coding sequence ATGGGGCAAAGAGCTGCCGCTGGAACTGGGTCGCAGGGCCGCGCTTTGGCGCGGGCGGCCCGGCTTTGCCTTGGCCGGCCACTTGCCCTTGCCCTGCTGCTGGCCGGCCTTGCTATTTCGCAGCCCTGCCGGGCCGACGATCCGGTCCGGGGGGAGGCGACGTTCACGTCCGGCGGCGGCTTCGCGCGGCTGGTGCTCAAGCTGGCCGAGGACGTCGAATCCGACGTTTCGACCGCGGGTTCGATCATCATCATCCACTTCAAGCGCCCGGTGGATATTCCCGTCGACAAATTGTCGGACGCGGTTCCCGATTATGTCGGCTCGGCGCGGCGCGATCCCGATGGTACGGCGATCCGGCTGTCGCTGTCGCGGCGGGCAACCGTCAACACCATGACGGCGGGGGAGCGGATTTTCGTCGACTTCCTGCCCGATAGCTGGACCGGTCCGCCGCCCGCGCTTCCTGCGGCGGTCGTGCGCGAACTGGCGGAGCGGGCGCGGGCCGCCGAGCGAGCGCTGCGTGCGCAGATGGCGGTCAACGCCGCGAAGAAGCGGCCGCCGGTGCGTGTCCGCGCCTCGGTGCAGCCGACCTTCGTCCGCTTCGTGTTCGAGATGCCCGACGGCGTCAACGTGTCATCGGTGCTGAACGATCAGAAGCTGACGCTGCAGTTCAACAGCGTGCTCAATTTCGACCTGGCGGATGCGAAGGTGGCGGCGCCGCCGAACATCGCCTCGATCAACCAGCGGGCTGACATCGACTCTTCCGCAGTCGACATCGAGCTGATCGGCGAGGTCGACGTGCATTCCTTCCGCGAGGAAAAGAACTATGTGATCGATGTCGCCTTCCAGCAGGCGGAGAAGCCCGCTTTGGCCGAGCCGCAAGCCGCGGCCAAGCCGGTCGTACCGGCCAGGCCGGGGCCGGCCTCGCGGATTTCGCGCGACAAGGCCCTGAAGGAATCATCGCCGCAGCAGCCGGCGGAGATTCCGCCTGTTACCTCGGAGATGATTGCCGAACAGGCCAGGATCGAGATCAAGCCCGCCCAGGTGACCGAAACGCCTGCCGTGGCCGAGGCCGCAACGCCGGCCGCCGAAAAAGTGACGCCGGCCCAGGACAACGCGGCTCCCGCGGCCGAGAAGATGGCAGCCGCACCGGAAAAAACATCACCGCCGGCGGAAGCCGCGAAAGCGGCGCAGCCTGCCGAACAGGTCCAGGCCGCCGCTGCGGAAGCGCCGAAGGCCGTGGCGCCCAGGCAGGCTCCACCGCCCGCGGAGCCGCCGAAGGGGGCAGCGCCGGCGGCATCCAGTCCGCCGCCGGAAAGCGGCGCCAAGGACAAGACCGCCACCGTCGAGGCGAGGCGTGACAGCGATGGCCTGCGCGTGACGTTCTCCTTTGCCGCGCCGACCCCGGCTGCGCTGTTCCGCCGCGCCGATACGGTGTGGCTGGTGTTCGACCAGGCCAAACCGATCGATGTCGAACCGATCCGCGCCAAGGGCGGCGCCATCATCGGCGATGTCAGCCAGCTGCCGCTGGAAACGGGCCAGGCCATCCGCATCCGCCTCAACCGGCCGCAGATCCCGTCGCTCGAAAGCGAAGGCCGCGCCAACGGCGCCGAGTGGACGCTGACCTTCGCCGACCGCGGCCAGGCGTCACCGCTGCCGCTGATGGTGCTGCGAAACATTACCGATCCCGCGCTCGCCAATGTCACCGTGCCGCTGGCCAATCCCGGTGCGATGCACCGGCTGGTCGATCCCGACGCCGGCGATACGCTGTTGGTCGTCACCGCGCCGCCGCCGACCCGCGGCCTCATCAAGCGGCAGGATTTCGTCGAACTGTCGCTGCTGGAATCCGTGCACGGCGTGGTCGTGCATCCGAACTCCGACGATATCAACGCCGAGGTCGGCGCCGACAAGGTGATGCTTGGACGGCCCGGCGGTTTGACGCTGTCGTCCGCCGACGTCGCAGCCGAGCGCGCCACCGCGGCGGTGCGGCCGCTGTTCGACGCCAACGAATGGCGCAAGAACCGGGAGGAGAAGTTTCTCGTCCGGCTGGATGCGTTGACCAAGGCCGCGGCCGCCGCGGGGCCTGAGCAAAAGGCGCAAACCCGCCTCGAGCTTGCCAATTTCTACATGTCGCGCGGGATGTATCAGGAAGCGAGGGGGGTGACCAACCTCATCCTCTCCGAGACCAACCAGGGCAACGAAGATGGCGCCGTGCTGATGGTGCATGCGATCGCCAGCATCCTGATCGGCCATCCCGAGCGGGCGCTGAAGGATCTTGCAAGTCCTGCGATCGGCAACGGCTACGATTCCCAATTGTGGAAAGGGTTCGCGCTCGCCCGTCAGGAAAAATGGGCGGACGCGCGCGAAAAGCTCAAGAACGCCGAATTCTCGATCGCCGCGCTGCCGCTGGAACTGCAGCGCATCGTCACCGCGGATGCGATGCGGGCCGCGCTCGAGGTGAAGGATTATGCCGGGGCCTCGCGGCGGCGCAGCGAACTCGAGGTGATCGGCATTCCCAACGAGATGAAGCCGGAGATCGCGGTGCTGCGTGGGCGACTCGCCGAGGCGCTGGGGCACGACAAGGACGCGCTCGACGCCTACCGGTACGCGGCACAGTCCCGCGACCGGCAGGCGTCGGCCGAGGCGAGGCTGCTGGAGGCCCTGCTGCGGCACAGGCGCGGCGAGCTCGGCCAGGCCGAGTTTCTGCACGAGCTGGAGACGTTGTCGGTCATCTGGCGCGGCGACGCGATCGAGCTGAGGACGTTGAACAAGCTGGCCCAGATCTACGCCGAAAGCGGGCGCTATGCCGACTCGCTCACCGCCGCCAAGACCGCGACGAAGCTGCAGCCCAATTCCGAACTGTCGCGGCAGGGTCAGGATGCGGCGTCCGCGTTGTTCTCGGAGCTCTATCTCGGCTCGAAGGGCGACGACATGAAACCGGTCGACGCGCTCGCCATGTTCTATGAGTTTCGCGAATTGACGCCGATCGGCCGGCGCGGCGACGAAATGATCCGGCGCCTCGCGGACCGGCTGGCTGCGATCGACCTGCTCGACCAGGCCGCCGAACTGCTGCAGTACCAAGTCGACAAGCGGCTGGAGGGAGCCGCGCGCGCGCAGGTGGCGGCGCGCCTTGCCATGGTCTACCTGACCAACCGCAAGCCGGACCGGGCGATCACGGCGCTGCGCTTGACCCGGATCGCCGATCTCTCCGGTGAACTGCGGCAGCAGCGGCTGCTCCTTGAGGCACGGGCCCAAAGCGACATCGGTCGCCATGACCTCGCGCTCGACATCATCTCCAACATCACAGGGCGCGAAGCGATCCGGCTGCGCTCCGACATCTATTGGGCGTCGCGGCAGTGGCGTGAGGCTTCTGAACAGATCGAACTGTACTACGCCGACCGCTGGCGGGATTTCAGGCCGCTGAACGCCGCCGAGAAGAGCGACGTGATTCGCGCCGTCGTCGGTTATGCGCTGGCCGGGGATGCGATCGGCCTGGCCCGTTTCCGCGAGAAATACGCGCCCCTGATGATCGGCGAGGCCGACCGGTTTGCATTCGAGACCGCGAGCAAGCCGGCCGCCTCCAACAGCGCCGAATTCGCCCTGATCGCCAAGATGGCCGCCAGCGTTGACACGCTCGACGGCTTCATCCGCGAAATGAAGATCCGCTTCCCGGATGCCACCGCCCGCGCGCCGCTATCGCCGGGAATGTCCGGGGCCGAGCCGGTCCATACCGGCACCTTGCCCGCGATATCAGGCATCCGGAGGATCGAACTGAAGAGGCAGGCGAAGTAG
- a CDS encoding MotE family protein, translating into MKSFRDIRVIPVVLVAIFGLAVLKIAGLVIDGGYVFDYQVSQPAKRSWAQDNLGYPSSAKADPADITGSVKKEEAPKPAAPATDAPKPDGVVVFPDQNPQSVSPSERAILERLQARRQELEQRAREVEIRESLLKSAEKRIEGRVEEMKATEAKISTATGQKAEQDAARFKGIITMYEGMKPKDAAKVFDRLEMSVLYEIASQIAPRKMSDILGLMQPEAAERLTVELARRAGTDKSTSTAELPKIEGKILQQKPN; encoded by the coding sequence ATGAAGTCGTTTCGCGACATCCGCGTCATTCCGGTCGTTCTGGTCGCGATCTTCGGCCTTGCTGTGCTGAAGATCGCGGGCCTCGTGATCGATGGCGGATACGTGTTCGACTACCAGGTCAGCCAGCCGGCCAAGCGTTCGTGGGCGCAGGACAATCTGGGTTATCCGAGCAGCGCCAAAGCCGATCCCGCCGACATCACCGGTTCGGTCAAGAAGGAAGAGGCGCCGAAACCGGCCGCTCCCGCCACCGACGCGCCGAAGCCCGACGGCGTCGTGGTGTTTCCCGACCAGAACCCGCAATCGGTGTCGCCGTCGGAGCGCGCCATTCTGGAACGGCTGCAGGCGCGGCGCCAGGAACTGGAGCAGCGCGCGCGTGAAGTCGAAATTCGCGAAAGCCTGTTGAAATCCGCCGAAAAGCGCATCGAGGGCCGCGTCGAGGAAATGAAGGCCACCGAAGCCAAGATCTCGACCGCGACGGGGCAAAAGGCGGAGCAGGACGCCGCCCGCTTCAAGGGCATCATCACGATGTACGAGGGCATGAAGCCAAAGGACGCCGCCAAGGTGTTCGACCGGCTGGAAATGTCCGTGCTCTACGAAATCGCCTCCCAGATCGCGCCGCGCAAGATGTCGGACATTCTGGGCCTGATGCAGCCGGAAGCGGCCGAACGGCTGACGGTCGAACTGGCCCGCCGCGCCGGCACCGATAAATCCACGTCCACCGCCGAGCTGCCGAAGATCGAAGGCAAGATCCTGCAGCAAAAGCCCAATTGA
- a CDS encoding DUF6468 domain-containing protein — translation MSHSLGVVIESLVAVLLMLTIGYCMLLNKRLKRLKADEHSLKATIAELITATEIAERAIGGLKHTVRDVNENLGSQLTAATQMAGHLKNMLAEGDGVIRRLSKIAIAARPSQEAEPAAPKVSSAKAVAAAAEAFSERRRASGLAA, via the coding sequence ATGAGTCATTCCCTTGGCGTTGTAATCGAGAGTCTGGTGGCGGTGCTGCTGATGCTCACGATCGGCTACTGCATGCTACTCAACAAGCGGCTGAAGCGGCTGAAGGCGGACGAGCATTCGCTGAAGGCCACGATCGCGGAACTGATCACCGCGACCGAAATCGCCGAGCGGGCGATCGGCGGCCTCAAGCACACCGTGCGTGACGTCAATGAGAATCTCGGTAGCCAGCTTACGGCGGCGACGCAGATGGCGGGGCATCTGAAGAACATGCTCGCCGAAGGCGACGGCGTCATTCGCCGGCTGTCCAAGATCGCGATCGCGGCGCGGCCCTCGCAGGAGGCCGAACCCGCAGCGCCCAAGGTTTCTTCCGCCAAGGCGGTTGCCGCGGCGGCTGAAGCATTCTCCGAACGCAGAAGGGCCAGTGGCCTCGCCGCATGA
- the fliM gene encoding flagellar motor switch protein FliM, with product MAGNQDQMDQDAIAAQWEASLDSEDPAAAAEEAAANELSESMALQWAAMVEDGGREFGNKNSGERVLSQEEIDNLLGFTVGDVNLDDHSGIRAIIDSAMVSYERLPMLEIVFDRLVRLMTTSLRNFTSDNVEVSLDRITSVRFGDYMNSIPLPAVLSVFKAEEWENFGLATVDSSLIYSIIDVLLGGRRGQTSLRIEGRPYTTIETNLVKRLVEVVLADAEQAFRPLSPVTFSIDRLETNPRFAAISRPANAAILVRLRIDMEDRGGNIELLLPYATIEPIRPVLLQMFMGEKFGRDPIWEGHFATEVAQAEISVDAVLYEADIPLKQLMKLKVGDTLPLEMRPEALVQVRCGNVLLTEGRMGRVGDRVAIRVTKQLRKPNTTFAMFEKADEQTKLMEAQ from the coding sequence ATGGCCGGCAACCAAGACCAGATGGACCAGGACGCCATTGCCGCGCAATGGGAAGCCTCCCTGGATTCCGAGGATCCCGCGGCGGCCGCGGAAGAAGCTGCCGCCAATGAACTCTCCGAGAGCATGGCGCTGCAGTGGGCGGCCATGGTCGAGGATGGCGGCCGCGAGTTCGGCAACAAGAATTCCGGCGAACGGGTCCTGTCGCAGGAAGAAATCGACAATCTGCTCGGTTTCACCGTCGGCGACGTCAATCTCGACGATCATTCCGGCATTCGCGCCATCATCGATTCCGCGATGGTGTCCTACGAGCGTCTGCCGATGCTCGAAATCGTGTTCGACCGCCTGGTGCGGCTGATGACCACGAGCTTGCGCAACTTCACCTCGGACAACGTCGAAGTCTCGCTCGACCGCATCACCTCGGTTCGCTTCGGCGACTACATGAATTCAATTCCCTTGCCGGCAGTGCTCAGCGTGTTCAAGGCCGAGGAGTGGGAAAATTTCGGCCTGGCGACGGTCGATTCCAGCCTGATCTATTCGATCATCGACGTGCTGCTCGGCGGCCGGCGCGGCCAGACCTCGCTGCGTATCGAGGGCCGGCCCTACACCACGATCGAAACCAACCTGGTCAAGCGGCTGGTCGAGGTGGTGCTGGCCGACGCCGAGCAGGCGTTCCGGCCGCTGTCGCCGGTGACGTTCTCGATCGACCGGCTGGAAACCAATCCGCGCTTCGCCGCGATCTCGAGGCCCGCCAACGCCGCGATCCTGGTGCGGCTGCGCATCGACATGGAAGACCGCGGCGGCAATATCGAATTGCTGCTGCCTTACGCGACCATCGAGCCGATCCGCCCGGTTCTGCTCCAGATGTTCATGGGCGAAAAGTTCGGCCGCGATCCGATCTGGGAAGGGCATTTCGCGACCGAAGTGGCGCAGGCCGAGATATCGGTCGATGCCGTGCTGTACGAAGCCGACATTCCGCTCAAGCAGCTGATGAAGCTGAAGGTCGGCGATACCTTGCCGCTGGAAATGCGCCCTGAAGCGCTGGTGCAGGTCCGCTGCGGCAACGTTCTGCTGACCGAAGGGCGCATGGGCCGGGTCGGCGACCGCGTCGCCATTCGCGTCACCAAGCAGTTGCGCAAACCCAATACCACCTTCGCGATGTTCGAGAAGGCCGACGAGCAAACCAAGTTGATGGAGGCACAATGA
- the fliL gene encoding flagellar basal body-associated protein FliL: MADNEQAEGADGAEAASSKKGKLKLIIAVAGFVAILGAGAGWFFLMRGHGEEKHAEAPPPKPPSFVEVPDMMVNLVGAPGERVQYLRVKVVLEIKDEKHVEAIKPNLPRVTDLFQTYLRELRPSDINGSAGLFRLKEELTKRVNNAVAPQQVSAVLFKEIVVQ; the protein is encoded by the coding sequence ATGGCTGACAACGAGCAGGCGGAAGGCGCAGACGGCGCAGAAGCCGCGTCGTCGAAAAAGGGCAAGCTCAAGCTGATCATTGCGGTTGCCGGGTTCGTCGCGATCCTCGGCGCCGGCGCCGGCTGGTTCTTCCTGATGCGCGGCCATGGCGAGGAGAAGCACGCCGAAGCGCCGCCGCCGAAGCCGCCGTCCTTCGTCGAAGTGCCCGATATGATGGTCAACCTGGTCGGGGCCCCCGGCGAGCGGGTGCAATATCTCCGCGTCAAGGTCGTGCTCGAGATCAAGGATGAGAAGCATGTCGAGGCGATCAAGCCGAACCTGCCGCGCGTCACCGACCTGTTCCAGACCTACCTGCGCGAATTGCGTCCCTCCGACATCAACGGTTCTGCCGGGCTGTTTCGCCTCAAGGAAGAGCTGACCAAGCGGGTCAACAACGCGGTGGCGCCGCAGCAGGTGAGCGCCGTGCTGTTCAAAGAAATCGTCGTGCAGTGA
- the flgF gene encoding flagellar basal-body rod protein FlgF, with protein MENMLLVGLSRKMTLERQLDVVANNVANINTTGFKADRSLFEEYLRSPAHEDNFMRADRRVSFVQDRATFHDFAAGPSEQTKNPLDVAIDGSAFLVVQTAAGERYTRDGGLQINNQGQLVTASGDPVLGTSGPIVFQPTDKAINIAADGNITVLEGTGSTDSVRGKLRLVSFADAQKLVKEGGNLYSAGQGVAAQPDTTSRVRQGFIEKSNVNSVHEMSRMIEITRTYTQISAMLQQQHDLHRAAVEKLADVPA; from the coding sequence ATGGAGAATATGCTTCTCGTCGGACTATCGCGGAAGATGACGCTGGAACGGCAGTTGGATGTCGTCGCCAACAACGTCGCCAACATCAACACGACGGGCTTCAAGGCCGACCGGTCGTTGTTCGAGGAATATCTGCGCTCGCCGGCGCATGAAGACAATTTCATGCGCGCCGACCGCCGCGTCTCCTTCGTGCAGGACCGCGCCACCTTCCATGATTTCGCAGCCGGCCCCTCCGAGCAGACCAAGAACCCGCTCGACGTCGCGATCGACGGCAGCGCCTTCCTGGTGGTCCAGACGGCCGCCGGCGAGCGCTACACCCGCGACGGCGGCCTGCAGATCAACAATCAGGGCCAGCTCGTCACCGCGAGCGGCGACCCGGTGCTGGGTACCTCCGGTCCGATCGTGTTCCAGCCGACCGACAAGGCGATCAACATCGCAGCCGACGGCAATATCACGGTGCTCGAGGGCACCGGCAGCACCGACTCGGTCCGCGGCAAGCTGCGGCTGGTCTCGTTTGCCGACGCGCAGAAGCTCGTGAAGGAAGGCGGCAACCTCTACTCCGCGGGCCAGGGCGTCGCCGCCCAGCCCGACACCACCTCGCGGGTCCGCCAGGGCTTTATCGAGAAGTCGAACGTCAATTCCGTCCATGAAATGAGCCGCATGATCGAGATCACGCGCACCTACACGCAGATCTCGGCGATGCTGCAACAGCAGCACGACTTGCACCGAGCCGCAGTCGAGAAACTCGCCGACGTTCCGGCATAA
- the flgG gene encoding flagellar basal-body rod protein FlgG yields the protein MRALYTAATGMAAQELNVQVISNNIANMRTTGYKKQRAAFQDLIYDHVRRVGAQASDQGTILPVGVDIGGGVKTVGTPRLMGQGTLSPTGNDLDVAIRGEGFFKIQVPDGTYAYTRDGSFMMDAQGRVVTAQGNPVQPTITIPQNSSQITINAQGQLTVMLPGSTTPTLVGQIGLTRFINKAGLNPIGDNLFTDTPASGTPQDGIANTDGFGDMQQGNLEQANVEVVTEISDLIAAQRAYEMNAKVVSAADQMLQSTSNMFR from the coding sequence ATGCGCGCCCTTTACACAGCAGCGACCGGCATGGCGGCACAGGAACTCAACGTTCAGGTGATCTCCAACAACATCGCCAATATGCGCACCACCGGCTACAAGAAGCAGCGCGCGGCGTTTCAGGATCTGATTTACGACCACGTGCGCCGCGTCGGCGCGCAGGCTTCCGACCAGGGCACCATCCTGCCCGTCGGCGTCGATATCGGCGGCGGCGTCAAGACCGTCGGCACGCCGCGCCTGATGGGCCAGGGCACGCTGTCGCCGACCGGCAACGACCTCGACGTCGCGATCCGCGGCGAAGGCTTCTTCAAGATCCAGGTGCCCGACGGCACCTATGCCTATACCCGCGACGGCTCGTTCATGATGGACGCGCAGGGCCGCGTCGTCACCGCGCAGGGCAATCCAGTGCAGCCGACGATCACGATCCCGCAAAACTCCTCGCAGATCACCATCAACGCGCAGGGCCAGCTCACGGTGATGCTGCCGGGCTCGACTACGCCGACCCTGGTCGGCCAGATCGGCCTGACCCGCTTCATCAACAAGGCCGGCCTCAACCCGATCGGCGACAATCTGTTCACGGACACGCCGGCCTCCGGCACGCCGCAGGACGGCATCGCCAACACCGACGGTTTTGGCGACATGCAGCAGGGCAATCTCGAACAGGCCAATGTCGAGGTGGTGACCGAAATCTCCGACCTGATCGCCGCCCAGCGCGCCTATGAGATGAACGCCAAGGTCGTCAGCGCGGCCGACCAGATGCTGCAATCCACCTCCAACATGTTCCGCTAA
- the flgA gene encoding flagellar basal body P-ring formation chaperone FlgA gives MIARALLLATALIAASCAAAVAQTQETFANRNLIAAPVLRANVQVSGDLVRIGDVIDNAGGAAQIAIYRAPDLGTTGSLPVVQVLNTLRAHHVIGVDTRDLKEISVTRLARTLEGKDIELQIARALERRNGLGDAANLSLSFDRDPSDVRLDAGFTGNMQAAIVRYDNRNGRFDVTFEIGNENGAAAAKLRFTGTAIETVEAAVLARNVDRNEILKSSDVMVERRPKAEAGADAAARDRAVGMQARRQLRAGQAIRTADLAKPDLVQRDQNVMLVYEAPGVYLTMRGKALDNGTEGDVVNVMNVQSKRTLSGTVIGRGQVSISPVSITPMASRLPQTSNATSSLGTTQPAPVAVATVSSPVAPKAE, from the coding sequence ATGATCGCCCGCGCCCTCCTCCTGGCCACAGCCCTGATCGCCGCATCGTGCGCGGCCGCGGTCGCGCAGACCCAGGAAACCTTCGCGAACCGCAATTTGATCGCCGCGCCCGTGCTGCGCGCCAACGTGCAGGTGTCGGGCGATCTGGTGCGGATCGGCGACGTCATCGACAATGCCGGCGGCGCGGCGCAGATCGCGATCTACCGCGCGCCGGATTTGGGCACCACGGGCTCGCTGCCGGTCGTGCAGGTGCTCAACACCCTTCGCGCCCATCATGTGATCGGCGTCGACACCCGTGACCTGAAGGAAATATCGGTGACGCGTCTGGCCCGCACGCTCGAGGGCAAGGATATCGAGCTGCAGATCGCCCGTGCGCTGGAGCGCCGCAACGGTCTCGGCGACGCCGCCAATCTGTCGCTGAGCTTCGACCGCGATCCCAGCGACGTCAGGCTGGACGCCGGCTTCACCGGCAACATGCAGGCAGCCATCGTGCGCTACGACAACCGCAACGGCCGCTTCGACGTCACCTTCGAAATCGGCAACGAGAACGGCGCCGCCGCGGCCAAGCTGCGTTTCACCGGCACGGCGATCGAGACCGTCGAAGCCGCGGTGCTGGCACGCAATGTCGACCGCAATGAGATCTTGAAATCATCCGACGTGATGGTCGAGCGCCGCCCGAAAGCGGAAGCCGGCGCCGATGCCGCCGCGCGCGACCGCGCGGTGGGCATGCAGGCCCGCCGCCAGCTCCGCGCCGGCCAGGCGATCCGTACCGCCGATCTCGCCAAGCCCGATCTGGTACAGCGCGACCAGAACGTCATGTTGGTCTACGAGGCGCCCGGGGTCTACCTCACCATGCGCGGCAAGGCGCTGGACAATGGCACCGAAGGCGACGTCGTCAACGTCATGAACGTGCAGTCGAAGCGTACGCTGTCCGGCACCGTGATCGGCCGCGGCCAAGTCTCGATTAGTCCCGTCTCGATCACGCCGATGGCGTCCCGCCTGCCGCAGACCAGCAATGCCACCTCCTCGCTTGGCACAACACAACCAGCGCCCGTTGCGGTCGCTACCGTCAGTTCGCCAGTCGCTCCAAAAGCCGAGTAA
- the flgH gene encoding flagellar basal body L-ring protein FlgH: MSVIRLNRILLAGAMLSLAALASGCSSIDRLSQIGEKPKLTEIENPTTQPGYKPVQMPMPKPEQASYNANSLWRNGSRAFFKDQRASRIGDLLTVTVNITDKANIANETQRSRTSKEDSGITDFIGAQTITQPNKILPGRILTTDSTSSSDGKGSVNRQEALQTNVAAVVTQVLPNGNLVVEGKQEIRVNFEIRELIVAGIVRPEDIQSDNTIESSKIAQARIAYGGRGQITDVQQPRYGQQVMDVLLPF, translated from the coding sequence ATGTCAGTCATCCGTCTCAACCGCATACTTCTCGCTGGCGCCATGCTGTCGCTAGCCGCCTTGGCCAGCGGTTGTTCCTCGATCGACCGTCTGTCGCAGATCGGCGAAAAGCCGAAGCTGACGGAGATCGAAAATCCCACCACGCAGCCCGGCTACAAGCCGGTGCAGATGCCAATGCCGAAGCCGGAGCAGGCTTCTTACAATGCCAACTCGCTGTGGCGGAACGGCTCTCGCGCCTTCTTCAAGGATCAGCGTGCCTCGCGCATCGGCGATTTGCTCACGGTGACCGTCAACATCACCGACAAGGCCAACATCGCCAACGAAACCCAGCGCAGCCGCACGAGCAAGGAAGATTCGGGGATCACCGACTTCATCGGCGCCCAGACGATCACACAGCCGAACAAGATCCTGCCCGGCCGCATCCTGACCACGGACTCCACCTCTTCCAGCGATGGCAAGGGCTCGGTCAACCGCCAGGAAGCGTTGCAGACCAACGTCGCGGCCGTGGTGACGCAGGTGCTGCCAAACGGCAATCTCGTGGTCGAGGGCAAGCAGGAAATCCGCGTCAATTTCGAGATTCGCGAATTGATCGTCGCCGGCATCGTCCGCCCCGAGGACATCCAGAGCGACAACACGATCGAATCAAGCAAGATCGCGCAGGCCCGCATCGCCTATGGCGGCCGCGGCCAGATCACCGACGTGCAGCAACCCCGCTACGGCCAGCAGGTGATGGACGTGCTGCTGCCGTTCTAG